From Brochothrix thermosphacta DSM 20171 = FSL F6-1036, a single genomic window includes:
- a CDS encoding aldose 1-epimerase family protein → MAFGIKRSELNDWKKRVSQGEIAFLTHWWQDKRFPGVKSFTKVGCADREKLIEWGRQYGLQPEWMDLKHEDFPHFDLFGDNQYHILRAEGLEATFERFDITLSEGETKMTTHTLINDKASIKVATLGAELQSFVLKETGIEYLWQADPAYWGRHSPILFPNVGRLKEDCFYFEGERYEQPQHGFARDSEFTLLTSSPTHLLFELTESEKTLKNYPFRFKLHVGYYLDGATLKVEWTVENPADTDLYFSIGGHPAFNIPLEAGKKLADYRLAFDAPYTGELLGLKGPYLEASERHKLTETPQQFITLEKSLFEKDALIFDDLKTIKLEDQLGRHGVCVNTAEMAFVGVWSPTDAAPFICIEPWQGIADTVDTTQDWTKKFGSHQLAPQQIYKTAYEITLY, encoded by the coding sequence ATGGCTTTTGGAATTAAGCGTTCAGAGTTAAATGATTGGAAAAAACGTGTCTCGCAAGGAGAAATAGCCTTTTTAACACATTGGTGGCAAGATAAACGTTTCCCAGGTGTAAAGAGTTTTACAAAAGTTGGCTGTGCCGACCGCGAGAAATTAATTGAATGGGGCCGTCAATATGGTTTACAGCCTGAATGGATGGATTTGAAACACGAAGATTTCCCTCATTTTGATTTATTTGGAGATAATCAATACCATATATTACGTGCTGAAGGCTTAGAGGCAACATTTGAAAGATTTGACATCACTTTATCCGAAGGAGAGACAAAGATGACGACACACACACTTATAAACGATAAAGCGAGCATTAAAGTGGCAACGCTAGGTGCAGAATTGCAATCCTTTGTTCTAAAAGAAACGGGAATAGAATATTTATGGCAAGCAGACCCTGCTTATTGGGGACGACACTCACCGATATTGTTTCCTAATGTAGGCCGCTTAAAAGAAGACTGCTTTTATTTTGAAGGCGAACGTTATGAGCAGCCACAACATGGCTTTGCACGAGATAGTGAGTTTACATTGTTAACATCCTCACCGACTCATTTATTATTTGAATTAACAGAGTCTGAAAAAACGTTAAAGAACTACCCGTTCCGTTTTAAATTACACGTGGGTTATTACTTGGATGGGGCAACTTTAAAAGTTGAATGGACGGTTGAAAACCCTGCGGATACTGATTTGTATTTTTCAATTGGAGGGCATCCAGCCTTTAATATTCCATTAGAAGCGGGTAAAAAGTTGGCTGATTATCGCTTGGCTTTCGATGCGCCGTATACAGGAGAATTATTAGGGTTAAAAGGCCCGTACTTAGAAGCGTCAGAACGTCATAAATTAACAGAAACACCTCAACAATTTATTACTTTAGAAAAAAGTTTATTTGAAAAAGATGCATTGATTTTTGATGACTTAAAAACGATTAAATTAGAGGATCAACTCGGTCGTCATGGCGTGTGCGTGAACACTGCTGAAATGGCATTTGTCGGTGTCTGGTCTCCAACTGATGCTGCGCCATTTATATGTATTGAGCCGTGGCAAGGCATTGCAGATACGGTAGATACAACGCAAGATTGGACTAAAAAATTTGGATCGCATCAATTAGCGCCGCAACAAATTTATAAAACAGCTTATGAAATCACACTTTACTAG
- the dprA gene encoding DNA-processing protein DprA, with amino-acid sequence MWTERKKWLFEASHSYSNRRHMLEEIVKKDNLKCIKTPSLYKGYEKQEIVFITQSDEEYPEAFREMYDPPLYFYAKGNLTLLRKKMIAIVGARQCNKGIDRLMQPIIKQLVAADVGIVSGLATGIDTHAHRITLIEKGDTIAVLGSGMYRLYPQENALLYNYMLRKELVISEYAPPISARKWTFVERNRLVSALSQGVWVVEAAEKSGSLITVDYALDEGKSIFATPGSPLNKQAVGCNRLLQEGAILVISADDILREIT; translated from the coding sequence TTCTTATTCAAATCGACGTCATATGTTAGAAGAAATAGTGAAAAAAGATAATTTAAAATGCATAAAAACACCATCATTATACAAAGGATATGAAAAACAAGAGATTGTATTTATTACACAATCTGATGAAGAATATCCCGAAGCTTTTCGTGAAATGTATGATCCGCCACTTTATTTTTACGCAAAAGGAAATTTAACACTTTTACGAAAAAAGATGATAGCGATTGTTGGTGCAAGGCAATGTAATAAAGGAATAGATAGACTGATGCAACCGATTATTAAACAACTAGTAGCAGCGGATGTCGGTATTGTTAGCGGATTAGCCACAGGTATAGATACTCATGCGCATCGCATCACTCTCATAGAAAAAGGAGATACAATTGCCGTTCTAGGTAGTGGGATGTACCGACTTTACCCACAAGAAAACGCATTATTATACAATTATATGCTTCGCAAAGAATTGGTCATCAGTGAGTATGCGCCACCAATATCTGCCCGTAAATGGACGTTTGTTGAACGTAATCGACTTGTTAGTGCATTGTCACAAGGGGTATGGGTAGTGGAAGCCGCAGAAAAAAGTGGCAGTTTAATCACAGTTGATTACGCATTAGATGAAGGTAAATCGATCTTTGCGACACCTGGTTCACCTTTGAACAAGCAAGCAGTGGGGTGTAATCGTTTGCTGCAAGAAGGAGCGATACTGGTGATCTCTGCTGATGATATTTTAAGAGAAATAACTTAG
- the parE gene encoding DNA topoisomerase IV subunit B: MVKQTTEYNDDAIQILEGLEAVRKRPAMYIGSTDARGLHHLVYEIVDNSVDEVLSGFGQKIEITIKKDNSIVVSDEGRGMPVGMHSSGKPTVEVILTVLHAGGKFGQGGYKTSGGLHGVGASVVNALSEWLKVTVYRDGYEYEQTFKNGGVPVTKLVKLGKTKRNGTTLHFKPDPTIFSTTTYNYDVLSERLRESAFLLKGVEIILTDEREADKSETFLYEDGIAAFVSYLNEDKEGLHDTVVMEGVQSEMEIEMAFQFNDAYSETILSFVNNVRTKGGGTHEAGAKAAMTRVMNEYARRTGMLKEKDKNLEGSDIREGMAAVISIRVPEEYLQFEGQTKEKLGTSEARAAVDAVVSEQLAYFLNENPEVSQLLIRKSIKAQQARDAARKAREDTRNGKKRKRSDTLLSGKLTPAQSRNPLKNELYLVEGDSAGGSAKQGRDRRFQAVLPLRGKVINTEKAKLADIMKNEEISTIIHTIGAGVGADFDIEDCNYDKIIIMTDADTDGAHIQVLLLTFFYRYMLPLIKAGKIYIALPPLYKVSKGAGKKEVIEYAWTDDELEVVLKNFSRGYIIQRYKGLGEMNADQLWSTTMDPESRTLIRVRIDDAARSERRISTLMGDKVEPRRRWIEGNVEFTLEDEQSILENENVMIEGDSDANS, encoded by the coding sequence TTGGTAAAACAAACAACTGAATATAATGATGATGCAATACAGATATTAGAAGGATTAGAAGCTGTTCGAAAACGTCCAGCAATGTATATTGGTTCAACCGATGCGCGAGGTTTACATCATCTTGTGTATGAAATAGTAGATAACTCTGTTGATGAGGTCCTTTCTGGGTTTGGTCAAAAAATTGAAATTACAATAAAAAAAGATAATAGTATCGTCGTAAGTGACGAAGGACGTGGTATGCCTGTTGGTATGCATAGTTCTGGTAAACCAACAGTTGAAGTTATTTTAACTGTGCTTCATGCTGGTGGTAAGTTTGGTCAAGGTGGCTATAAAACATCTGGGGGCTTACACGGTGTAGGTGCATCTGTTGTTAACGCTTTGAGCGAATGGTTAAAAGTTACCGTTTATCGTGATGGGTATGAGTATGAACAAACATTTAAAAACGGTGGGGTACCAGTCACAAAACTTGTTAAGCTGGGAAAAACTAAACGCAATGGAACAACGTTGCATTTTAAACCAGACCCAACCATTTTTTCAACAACAACTTATAATTATGATGTTCTTAGCGAACGTTTGCGCGAATCAGCTTTCTTGCTTAAAGGCGTTGAAATTATATTAACGGACGAACGTGAAGCAGATAAGTCAGAAACATTCCTTTACGAGGATGGAATTGCTGCGTTTGTCAGTTATTTAAATGAAGATAAAGAAGGCCTACACGATACAGTTGTGATGGAGGGCGTTCAATCTGAAATGGAAATTGAAATGGCTTTTCAGTTCAATGATGCCTATTCAGAAACAATTCTTAGTTTTGTAAATAATGTACGTACAAAAGGCGGGGGAACGCACGAAGCTGGAGCTAAAGCGGCAATGACACGCGTCATGAATGAATATGCTCGCCGTACAGGTATGTTAAAAGAAAAAGATAAGAACCTTGAAGGTAGTGATATACGTGAGGGGATGGCAGCTGTTATCTCAATTCGTGTACCAGAAGAATACCTCCAATTTGAAGGTCAAACAAAAGAAAAATTAGGAACATCTGAAGCTCGTGCAGCTGTTGATGCCGTTGTTTCTGAACAATTAGCCTACTTCTTAAACGAAAACCCAGAAGTAAGTCAACTGTTAATTCGTAAATCAATCAAAGCACAACAAGCGCGTGATGCAGCGCGTAAAGCCCGTGAAGACACGCGTAATGGTAAAAAACGTAAGCGTTCAGATACACTATTATCAGGTAAATTAACGCCAGCTCAATCACGTAACCCATTGAAAAATGAATTGTACTTAGTCGAAGGGGATTCGGCCGGTGGTTCTGCCAAGCAAGGTCGTGATCGTCGTTTCCAAGCTGTGTTACCTTTACGAGGAAAAGTTATCAATACTGAAAAAGCTAAATTAGCTGATATTATGAAAAATGAAGAAATTAGTACAATCATTCATACTATTGGTGCCGGCGTAGGTGCTGATTTTGATATTGAAGATTGTAATTACGATAAAATTATTATTATGACCGATGCGGATACTGATGGGGCACATATTCAAGTCTTGCTCTTAACGTTCTTTTATCGTTACATGTTGCCGTTGATTAAAGCAGGCAAGATTTATATTGCTTTGCCACCCCTTTATAAAGTAAGTAAAGGTGCCGGTAAAAAAGAAGTGATTGAATACGCGTGGACGGACGATGAGTTAGAAGTGGTCTTAAAAAACTTTAGCCGTGGTTATATTATTCAGCGTTACAAAGGTTTAGGTGAGATGAATGCAGATCAATTATGGTCTACTACAATGGATCCGGAATCACGTACGTTGATTCGTGTACGCATTGATGATGCTGCGCGTTCTGAACGTCGTATTTCAACGCTGATGGGCGATAAAGTTGAACCGCGTCGTCGTTGGATTGAAGGTAATGTAGAGTTTACATTAGAAGATGAACAAAGTATTTTAGAAAACGAAAATGTAATGATTGAGGGGGATTCCGATGCCAATTCATGA
- the codY gene encoding GTP-sensing pleiotropic transcriptional regulator CodY — protein MNLTLLQKTRGINSLLQKSAGHSVDFSEMALTMSQLIEANVYIVSRKGKLLGVSEQIEINNNRMISFIESRQFPADYTNSLFNITETTQNIDFESRYTVFPVENAGIFKQGLTTIVPIIGGGERLGTLILSRLTEGFNDDDLILAEYGSTVVGMEILREKTEEIEEEARSKAVVQMAINSLSYSEHGAIEHIFEELGGKEGLLVASKIADRVGITRSVIVNALRKLESAGVIESRSLGMKGTYIKVLNDKFLVALEKTRM, from the coding sequence ATGAACCTTACGTTATTACAGAAAACACGAGGAATTAACTCATTATTACAAAAATCTGCAGGTCACTCTGTTGATTTTAGTGAAATGGCGCTCACGATGAGCCAACTTATTGAAGCTAACGTTTATATCGTTAGTCGCAAAGGAAAACTATTAGGTGTTTCTGAACAAATTGAAATCAATAACAATCGTATGATTAGTTTTATTGAGAGCCGTCAATTTCCTGCAGATTACACAAATAGCTTGTTTAACATTACAGAAACAACTCAAAACATTGATTTTGAAAGTCGTTATACTGTTTTCCCAGTTGAAAATGCTGGTATTTTTAAACAAGGCTTAACAACGATCGTACCTATCATCGGTGGCGGAGAACGTCTAGGAACATTAATCCTTTCACGATTAACTGAAGGTTTTAATGATGATGATTTAATTCTTGCTGAATACGGCTCAACTGTTGTTGGGATGGAAATTCTACGTGAGAAAACAGAAGAAATCGAAGAAGAAGCTCGCAGTAAAGCAGTTGTTCAAATGGCAATCAATTCACTATCATACAGTGAACATGGCGCTATCGAACATATCTTTGAAGAATTAGGTGGAAAAGAAGGTCTACTTGTTGCATCAAAAATCGCTGACCGTGTAGGTATTACGCGTTCGGTTATTGTTAATGCGCTTCGTAAATTAGAAAGTGCTGGCGTGATTGAATCACGTTCACTCGGTATGAAAGGGACTTATATTAAAGTTCTTAATGACAAATTTTTAGTAGCGCTTGAAAAAACACGCATGTAA
- a CDS encoding acyl-CoA thioesterase — protein sequence MKTINETEIRVRYSETDQMAVVYHTNYLVWCEIGRTNLISQLGFDYVQMEEQGFLAPVLDVHLQYKAPLRYGQSAIVKTWIETYDGLRTTYGYEVRVKETGELSLLATTQHAIVTKEKFKPASFRRHFPEWDKVYKKEVE from the coding sequence ATGAAGACAATTAATGAAACAGAAATTAGAGTGCGTTATAGTGAAACAGATCAAATGGCCGTTGTTTATCATACAAATTATCTTGTTTGGTGTGAAATTGGTCGAACTAATTTAATTTCGCAATTGGGATTTGATTATGTACAAATGGAAGAACAAGGTTTTTTAGCACCGGTTTTAGATGTGCATTTGCAATATAAAGCTCCGTTACGTTATGGGCAGTCAGCTATTGTTAAAACTTGGATTGAAACATACGATGGCTTACGCACCACTTATGGCTACGAAGTGAGAGTGAAAGAAACAGGAGAACTTTCCTTGTTAGCAACAACGCAACATGCAATTGTTACAAAAGAAAAATTCAAACCTGCATCATTTAGACGTCATTTTCCGGAGTGGGATAAAGTTTATAAAAAGGAAGTTGAGTAA
- the xerC gene encoding tyrosine recombinase XerC: MNQENNLNFKKYLEVERNYSPATVVAYMADLNEFTSFLIEENITSYLAVELLDVRLFLTRLHEQQLSRSSVSRKLSSLRQFYDYLLRTAQLAENPFTSISHARKYVSLPHFFYSEEMTELFETAEKRQTKLASRDRALLEVLYGTGMRVAECEAMTMADIDWNYKTVLVHGKGNKERHVPLGQFALEALELYIEECRTPLLAHFNKEHSTVFINKNGGPLTARGIRYCLEQLMKETTLTSNIHPHMLRHTFATDLMNAGADMRTVQELLGHVSLSSTQIYTHVTKEHLQATYRKAHPRA; the protein is encoded by the coding sequence ATCAATCAAGAGAACAACCTTAATTTCAAAAAATATTTAGAAGTTGAACGAAATTATTCACCAGCTACTGTTGTGGCTTATATGGCTGATTTGAATGAATTTACATCATTTTTAATAGAAGAAAATATTACTTCGTATCTTGCAGTGGAACTTTTAGACGTTCGACTATTTTTGACGCGTTTGCATGAACAACAATTATCACGTTCGTCAGTTTCACGAAAACTATCAAGTTTACGTCAATTTTATGATTATTTATTGAGAACAGCGCAGCTTGCTGAGAACCCGTTTACCTCGATATCACATGCACGTAAGTATGTTAGTCTACCGCATTTCTTTTACTCAGAAGAAATGACTGAACTTTTCGAAACAGCTGAAAAACGTCAAACAAAGCTTGCTAGCCGTGATCGTGCGTTACTTGAAGTTTTGTACGGGACGGGAATGCGTGTTGCAGAGTGTGAAGCAATGACGATGGCGGATATTGATTGGAACTATAAAACAGTCTTAGTCCATGGTAAAGGTAACAAAGAGCGACATGTGCCATTGGGGCAGTTTGCGCTTGAGGCATTGGAACTCTATATAGAGGAGTGTCGAACACCGTTGCTCGCTCATTTTAACAAAGAACATTCGACGGTTTTTATTAATAAAAATGGAGGTCCTCTCACAGCAAGAGGGATTCGTTACTGCCTGGAACAACTGATGAAAGAAACAACTTTAACATCAAATATCCATCCGCATATGTTGCGTCATACCTTTGCGACTGATTTAATGAATGCTGGAGCCGATATGCGAACAGTACAAGAGTTATTAGGTCATGTGAGTCTTTCATCCACACAAATATATACACATGTAACGAAAGAACATCTACAAGCTACTTATCGCAAGGCACACCCACGTGCATAG
- the plsY gene encoding glycerol-3-phosphate 1-O-acyltransferase PlsY: MLFIAQVIGLMLVAYLIGSFTAGLWIGKWFFKKDIREYGSHNLGATNSFRILGVKAGIVVMIIDVLKGTLATLLPVWLHVPINPLLIGVFAVIGHIYPAYAKLRGGKAVATSAGILLGYSPSVFLVLMAVFVIVLVISRYVSLSSMIAVVVGLIASIFLKDYVLIIVMAILTIFILYRHRANISRIKNGTESKIKFKSSKKTS, from the coding sequence ATGCTATTTATTGCACAAGTTATTGGATTAATGCTTGTTGCCTATCTAATTGGATCGTTTACTGCCGGACTATGGATTGGAAAATGGTTCTTTAAAAAAGATATCAGAGAATATGGTAGTCATAACTTAGGTGCTACTAACTCATTTAGAATACTAGGTGTTAAAGCGGGTATTGTCGTAATGATAATCGATGTTTTAAAAGGTACCTTGGCAACTTTGCTTCCTGTATGGCTTCATGTCCCAATCAATCCCTTACTCATCGGTGTTTTCGCGGTTATCGGGCATATTTACCCAGCCTACGCAAAACTTCGTGGCGGCAAGGCTGTCGCAACTTCTGCAGGGATTCTGCTTGGGTATAGTCCAAGCGTCTTCTTAGTACTCATGGCTGTGTTTGTAATCGTTCTAGTTATTTCACGTTACGTGTCACTTAGCTCAATGATTGCCGTTGTTGTTGGTTTAATCGCTAGCATCTTCTTAAAGGACTACGTGTTAATTATCGTTATGGCGATTCTGACAATCTTTATTCTTTACCGTCACCGCGCCAACATCTCACGTATTAAGAATGGTACCGAATCTAAAATTAAATTTAAATCTAGTAAAAAAACTTCTTAA
- the topA gene encoding type I DNA topoisomerase, translating into MADYLVIVESPAKAKTIEKYLGKKYKVKASMGHLRDLPKSQMGVDTENNYEPRYITIRGKGSILKELKQAAKKVKKVYLAADPDREGEAIAWHLANSLNLDLEDDLRVVFNEITRDAVKESFKHPRKLDMDLVNAQQARRVLDRLVGYNISPVLWKKVKKGLSAGRVQSIALKLIIDREHEVNKFVPEEYWTIDGQFIKGKKQFQANFYGLNGKKKELKDSNDVKEIVDQIKSKDFVVDKVTKKERKRNPAAPFTTSSLQQEAARKLNFKTRKTMMIAQQLYEGIAIGRSGTVGLITYMRTDSTRISDTAIEAAKTFIGETYGEEYLRTEARKDKKQKGAQEAHEAVRPSRLDKSPTEIKKYLSRDQFRLYKLIWERFIASQMAPAVLDTMRVDLSNNNVNFRANGSKIKFNGFMKVYVEGSDDGTDEKENILPDMKEGETVKSVTVDPRQHFTQPPPRYTEARLVKTLEEIGIGRPSTYAPTLDTIQRRNYVTLDNKRFMPTELGEIVYGLIAEYFPEIIDVTFTATMEDKLDAVEHGKMEWIRVIDEFYQPFEKEIQKAEAEMEKIVIEDEPAGIDCELCGKPMVIKMGRYGKFMACSGFPDCRNTKAIVKEIGVMCPKCKEGQVIERKSKKNRIFYGCDRYPACEYVSWDRPIERPCPKCNEHTLVVKKLKKGNQITCTSCDYKEQEQQ; encoded by the coding sequence ATGGCTGATTATCTAGTCATTGTTGAGTCACCAGCGAAAGCTAAAACAATTGAAAAGTATCTTGGAAAAAAGTATAAAGTAAAAGCCTCAATGGGACACTTACGTGACCTTCCTAAAAGTCAAATGGGCGTTGATACTGAAAATAATTATGAACCACGTTATATTACAATTAGAGGAAAAGGTAGTATCCTAAAAGAATTGAAACAAGCAGCAAAAAAAGTGAAAAAAGTTTATCTCGCAGCCGATCCAGATCGAGAGGGAGAAGCAATTGCATGGCATTTAGCTAACAGTTTAAACCTTGATTTAGAAGACGATCTCCGTGTGGTATTTAATGAAATCACACGGGATGCTGTTAAAGAATCGTTTAAACACCCTCGAAAGTTAGACATGGATTTGGTTAATGCACAACAAGCACGCCGTGTCCTTGACCGTTTAGTAGGGTACAATATCAGCCCTGTTTTATGGAAAAAAGTAAAAAAAGGTTTGAGTGCTGGTCGTGTACAATCGATTGCATTAAAATTAATCATTGATCGTGAACATGAAGTTAATAAGTTTGTACCTGAAGAGTATTGGACAATTGATGGTCAATTCATTAAAGGTAAAAAACAATTCCAAGCCAATTTTTATGGATTAAATGGCAAGAAAAAAGAATTGAAAGATAGCAATGATGTTAAAGAAATCGTTGATCAAATTAAGAGCAAGGATTTTGTGGTTGATAAAGTAACCAAAAAAGAACGTAAACGGAATCCTGCCGCGCCTTTTACAACGTCTTCACTGCAACAAGAAGCTGCGCGTAAACTTAATTTTAAAACACGTAAAACAATGATGATTGCACAGCAATTATATGAAGGAATCGCGATTGGACGTTCGGGTACAGTAGGTTTAATTACTTATATGCGTACCGATTCAACGCGTATATCTGATACGGCTATTGAAGCAGCAAAAACATTTATTGGTGAAACTTATGGTGAAGAGTACCTTCGTACTGAAGCGCGTAAAGATAAGAAACAAAAAGGGGCTCAAGAAGCCCATGAAGCTGTACGTCCTTCCCGTTTAGATAAATCACCAACAGAAATCAAAAAATACTTATCGCGCGATCAATTCCGTCTATATAAATTAATTTGGGAACGTTTTATTGCCAGTCAAATGGCACCTGCAGTTTTAGATACAATGAGAGTTGATTTATCTAATAATAATGTTAATTTCCGTGCGAATGGTTCTAAAATTAAATTTAATGGTTTCATGAAAGTTTACGTTGAAGGCTCTGATGATGGTACGGATGAAAAAGAAAACATTTTACCTGATATGAAAGAAGGCGAAACTGTTAAATCAGTAACCGTTGATCCCCGTCAGCATTTTACGCAGCCACCTCCACGCTATACAGAGGCCCGTTTAGTAAAAACGCTCGAGGAAATTGGAATCGGTCGTCCTTCAACTTATGCACCAACGCTTGATACGATTCAACGACGAAATTACGTCACGTTAGATAACAAACGTTTTATGCCAACTGAATTAGGTGAAATCGTTTATGGTCTGATTGCTGAGTATTTCCCTGAAATTATCGACGTTACGTTTACAGCCACAATGGAAGATAAATTAGATGCTGTCGAACATGGTAAAATGGAATGGATCCGAGTGATTGATGAGTTTTATCAACCGTTTGAAAAAGAGATCCAAAAAGCAGAAGCTGAAATGGAAAAAATTGTCATTGAAGATGAACCTGCTGGCATCGATTGCGAGTTATGTGGCAAACCGATGGTAATTAAAATGGGCCGTTACGGTAAGTTTATGGCCTGCAGTGGTTTCCCTGATTGCCGTAACACAAAGGCGATTGTAAAAGAAATCGGTGTAATGTGTCCTAAATGTAAAGAAGGTCAGGTTATTGAACGTAAGAGTAAAAAGAACCGTATTTTCTACGGGTGTGATCGTTATCCTGCTTGTGAGTATGTGAGCTGGGATCGTCCAATCGAACGACCTTGTCCAAAATGTAACGAGCATACGCTGGTTGTTAAAAAGCTTAAAAAAGGAAATCAAATCACATGTACATCTTGTGATTATAAAGAACAAGAACAACAATAG